The DNA window GCATGAAGGGCAGGTTACCGTCCTTATCCATTCCGGTTCGAGAGGGTTCGGCTACCAGGTTTGTGATGATTTTCTCTACAAACTGACACGCCATGTAAAAAGCCTCTCTCTCGACCTTCCCGACAGGCAGCTTGCCTGTGCCTATCTCAATTCCTCTGAGGGGGAGGCGTATTTTTCGGCAATGGCCTGTGCTGCAAACTATGCCTGGGCCAACCGTCAGGCGCTCATGCATCTTTCAAGAGAAGTTTTTGAAGGCTATCTCGGTATGGCTCCAAGAGACCTGCAGATGAGACTTGTCTACGACGTTGCCCACAATATTGCAAAAAAGGAAGAGCATCTCGTCGATGGTGTAAAGCGTACACTCTGTGTTCACAGGAAGGGCGCTACGCGTGCCTTCCCGGCGGGCCATGACGAAGTGCCGCACGCTTACAGGAGTGTCGGTCAGCCCATCCTGATTCCCGGTGATATGGGGAGAAGCTCCTATGTTATGGCAGGAACTGAGAGAGCCATGGAAGAAACCTTCGGCAGCTGCTGTCATGGCGCAGGGAGGCTCTTGAGCCGGCATGCCGCCGTAAAGAAAGCGAAGGGGCGGGCTATTTACCGGGAGATGGAAGACAAGGGAATTATTGTCAGGGCCCACGGCAGAAGCACGCTGGCAGAAGAGATGCCTGAGGCCTATAAAGATATATCGGATGTTATCGATGTTGTAGAAAATGCAGGTATTGCAAAAAAAGTGGTCAGGTTAAGGCCTCTTGGCCTCATAAAGGGTTGAAAGGCTTCTTATGTCCCAAGAGGCTTGATAAAATAGGCCTGATGTAGTTTAATGTGGACACCAAAGATAAGTCAGGAGAATTAAATGAGCAAGCTCGAAGTGGCATTTGCATTTGAAATTGACGGAAAAGAGGTGGACCCCAGAGAAGTCACTGATCCGGAGATGAAAACAAAGATCGAAAAAATCGTTGAATCCGTATCGGGCAAGGTGGGAGGCCTTCGTTGTCCCCATCATGATGAAGCACCCAGGTTTGTCTGCTACGGACCGAATTTTGACGACCTCTCTATGGAGGTGCATGGCTGTTGTGATGCCCTTGTAAATATTGTTAAGGGCGGTTTGTCAGACTAGGAGCCTGTCGAACTTAGGGCAAATCTACCGTGAAAAAGCCTCCTGGCCGGATTATCCGGTTAAATTCATTAAATATGTTCAATATTCGCCTCATTTAATCAAAAAAACGGACTCAAAAGGGCTTTTTTTCGCTACAATTTCCTGAGTCAGACAGACTCCTGGCCTGTTTTTATTGTATACCTGTCTATTATAATCTTAACTGCCCGGCTAAGCCGGGCTTTCCTTTTTAAGGCTTCTTTGCCTGCGGGGACAAGCTTCCTTGATTTGCCCTTATACTCTGCCATAATAGTTTTAACGGTCTTTTTTTGCTTTAAACCTAAAAACAGCAGTTGGATCATGGTTTCCGGCACAAGCTCATGATTCCTCAACACTTTTTAAAAATGCCCGCTTAAGCTATGGGTGAACTGAGGTTATTTGAAAACACCGGAAAACCGACAGAGAACACTATAAATTCATGTCCGGCTGCCCTTTCCGGGTTAAAGGGTTCCCTTAACCTGTCCAAGGGGATTTCATTGAATGAAAAAATGAAGATTTTTCTATTTATCATAACGGTCATGCTTTCTCTCCCTTATGCCGGTACCGCTCAATCCTTTGAGATAAGAGGTGAACTTTCGGGCTGGCTTACCTGGAGAGATAATGTGCCCGACGATTATCTCCTCGGTATGCGTTACATCCCGGAAGTGACACTTTCGCCGTCACTTTTTCATAATAGCAAGCTCGACTTCATGGCCTCTGTCAATGCCGGTTTTGAAGCGCCCACAGACAGGCTTGTTGTCAATGACGATACTTCGGACGTTGAGTTCTACCGGCTCTGGGGACGCTGGTCGACAAAACAGTTCGAGGCAAGAGGAGGGCTTCAGAAGATTAATTTCGGACCGGCCAGGATTCTTCGTTCACTCATGTGGTTTGACAGGATTGACCCCCGTGACCCTTTCGGTCTCACCGAAGGTGTAAAGGGGGTCCTAATGCGGCGCTATTTTGTGGACAATTCCAATATCTGGTTGTGGGGGCTCTATGGGAACGATGAAGTTAAAGGTCTCGAAGACATTGAAACCGATGAAGAGACGCCTGAGTATGGAGGGCGTTATCAGTTCCCTGTAGAAAAGGGAGAGCTGGCTTTTTCTTACCATCACAGAAAAATAGAGAAAAAAGTGTGGCTTACCGACAGGGGGCCCGCAAGGGAAAGCGCCAGGGAAGACCGTATTGCTTGTGACGGCTTCAGGGATATAGGTGTTGGTTTATGGTTCGAGTCGGTTGCAGGAAGAACAGCGGTTGATGGGGGGGTAAGTCTCTGGTCCGAGTTCTTAACTGTCGGGGCAGACTACACCTTTGGTACAGGCATACATTTGTTGGGAGAGCACTTCCTCATGGCTGCCGGGCCTGACTGGGACGAGACGGCCGGCGTCAATTCAATCTCGGCCTTTTCCGCTGATTACGCCGTTAACATACTGGATAGCGTAAATACAATCATTACCTATGACTGGTTCAATTATAAAAGTCAAAGTTTTTTAGGATGGCAGCGAACCTATGACGATTGGCGAATAAATGCCCTTGCTTTTTCAGGCCCACAAGAAAATGCGGGAAAGTTTAGAGGTGACGGATTGCAGATCATAGTGACCTATAATCATTGAAATCCTACCCCCTGCCTTAATAATACAAAGCATTTTTGCTTTGTAATGCTACTATAAAATTTCCTTTCTACCGTAACAGCGCCTATTCATAAAACCTTCTTCAGCGTAAAATTTAAAATGCCTTTTTTTGAAATGGCAGCGCTTGCCCCGTTAAGTTTATTAAGGGATATTGCCGGTCTGTCTTGTCAATTCTTTTTCGTTTTTTTCTGTCCCGACGCGACGTATATTGCTTTTTATACGACAGATATTGTTATTTTCCATTTTTTTTTGCCTCTTCCTTGTGAAAGTTAATTTTCTTGCTATAGTTATTTATAGTGTTTAAGTGATCAATGCTTAGCCACAGGACTATAGTCGGCAGTTAATATGGTTGGTGATAAAGGGAATCTCATTTTCTATATAGTTCAACTGCAAGATGCTTCTTTAGTACTCTCCTCTGTCCACAAAAGAAAGATTATTTAGCTTGAATTGTCTTATTTTGCATTTTTTTTGAATATTTTTACTTTATTAAGTTTTAAAGGTTTTTTTCGCAGCCTTGTTTAGTTGGGGTGAGATTAAGGTTCTTTTACTTCTTATCAAAACAAAAAAGACTGATTTCATTATGTCCCTGCTGGATGCGGTTGTTAACAAGCTTCCTGTACAGCTGAGGCTTCTTGTTTCTTTATATCCTTTGAAGTAGAAATAACGTGATCTATTGTTGCGCCTAATAGCGTAGTGCAATGAATTTTTTTCATTGTTTTCGGAATTGCTTTTTTAGGGCTATTGTTTCTTATGTCAATTGCTGTTTATCTTTTCATGCCTTATCAGCTCGTTAATGTCCTTTTATAACAAATAGATAGGACCATATGTTTCCCGGTAAAAGACAGGCTTGATGGATGTATAACAAAAGTGGCATGTCCCATGCTCCGGGATTAATGAATAAAGAACGTATATTTTCAATAATTTCATAATTTTGTGAAATAAGTATTTATTCTGAGAATTAGTAAGGATTATGTGATGGATTTTGTTTTAGCTTGTCAAATATAAGGAAGGAGACCGGTAATGTCTTATCCGATTCTTTTTGCTCTTTTAAGTACGCTCTGCGCCGTAACGAGCGGCACCATTCAAAGAGCTATTATGAGAGATCGGGGAGATGTTTATGCGCTTATTATATTTAATGATTTCTTTGCCTGCCTTTTTCTTGCCGCCATCTTCGGACTTCCCGAGTTTTCCTCCTTTTCGCTTTACACCATTTTATTTTTCGCCATTGGAGGATTTTTTTGGGGGATTGCCGGTTGGGCTAACCTGAAATCATCAGAATGCCTGGATCTCAATACGTCAGCTATTATCGGTAAATTTAAATTCATTGTTCTTACTCTATGCGGCATCATTATTTTCAATGAAAGCCTAAGCTCCTCAGATTTTATCGGGATTTTGCTTATAATTATTGCTTCTTTAAGCAGCTGTGACCTTAATTGCCGTTTGGTTAAAAAAGGCTCCATACTGAAAATCCTCGCTGTTCTTGCCAATACGGCTGCAATAGCTAATGAAAAAATGCTGAGTTCACAAGCCGAAGTGTCGGATATTTCTTTTATGGGATTCTTTTTTTCGGGCCTTATGTTTTTTGCTCTCTATCCCCAAAAAGCATCAGGCGTTCCGAAGGAGGTCGTCAAAAGCAAAGGGATGTTAATTTTAGTTCCCATTTTAAAAATAGTTTCTTCATTGGCCCTCATTACAGCGCTAAAGTTGGGCACATTAGGCGGTGTTATTGCCATATGTCAGCTTGATTTGTTAATAGTATTTATTTTTGGGATCATATTTTTGAAGGAAAATACAAACTTGCGAAGAAAGGGCATTGCATCCGGTCTTTGTCTTTGTGGAGGACTTATTGTTAACTTTGGCTGAAGTTCGATTTAACGTAAATTGCCATAAACAGCCGGAGAATTATGAAAAGGCAGGTTGATGCGGACCTGAATGATAATCAGGGAAAAGACCATAGGCTTTGGAAAGCTTCACATCCGGTGGTTGCCGGTTTATGTCGTTGTCAGCCCTTCCAGACGGGTTGAAATAAAATGATCGAGTTCTTCCTTCATTTCTATAAAAGAGACACCGATATCGTACTGCTCATCACCAAAAGCTTCGATCCTGACAACTGTTCCCAAAATTAATATGTTTTCATCCCCTTTTTTAAGAGGGATCTGTATCTGAAGCTTTGTGCCGATCTCGAAAGGCTCTTTGCTTTCGATGAGAATACCTGCCCTGCTTATATCCTTGCAATTAACAGCTACAGTGCCGATATGCCCCTCAAAACCTATCTTTTGTACCACAAATTCCGTACTAAAATGCAATCTCACATAGCGGCGTTTATCAGGTGAATGGAGTACGATTTTGTTTTTACCGGAGTTTTTTGCGCGATACAATGCCTTATCGGCAAACTGGATTAACTCAATGAGGTTTATTGCGTCAATAGGGTAAGAGGCAAGACCACCGCTTATGGTGAGATTAAATGATTTGCCGTTGTGTCTGAGTTTCGTCTCTTCAATTCTTTTTCGGATTCTGTCTCCAAGCATAAGGGCATTTACCTTCCCCGTTTTTGGAAGGAGCACCACAATTTCTTCACCTCCATACCTGGCGGCAAAATCAGCAGCGCGGATTTCTTTCAGGATGATTTCCGCAACCTTTTTCAGGGCCATGTCACCTGCAAAGTGCCCATAAGTATCATTGATTTGTTTGAAATTATCGAGGTCGTAAAATAATAGAGACAAATCCGTTTCATAGCGCTCTGCGCGGGCCGCTTCCTGGGCGAGGGTTTCGTCGAAGGACCCCCTGCTAAAGAGACCGGTAAGGCTGTCGTATTTAATGGATTTAAGCTTGTCTTCAAAAACCTTGATTTCAACAACAATGGGGCTCTTCATTGTTTTGCTGACAGAGCAGAAATAGTCGCAAATGGCTGTTCTCAGGTTAACGCTTCTGCCAAGTGATTTAATAAGGCTTTCACGGTGAGAGAGGATATTTTTCCAGCTATGACGGGCTTCTTCAGGATCTAAATCAAGATGGGTTAATACATGGATTATTACAGAGTAGGCATCGATTCCGCAATCATCAACAAGGTTTTTCAAAGAATCTATGAGCTTATCATCCTCGTCAGCAAACTCTGAAAGAAATTTCAATACTTTTTCACGAATTGCTCTCATATGCCGGCCCCTTGCGGCGGATAAATTTTAAAGGAAGCTCTCTTAATATAATAACAATTATTTAGAAGAGATAAAAATAAATATTAAAGGTATGCGTATTTTCTTTTCAGGAGGACATTTCACGTAAAGGATTGCTTTTCAAGAATAACCTGGGCAATGGCGAATTTTTTTTCATGGCTCAAAGAGAGGTGAACGGTTTCAGCATTCATCTCTTTCATTAAGTCATGCGCTCTGCCCCCTATTGTCAGATGCGGTCTCTCTCCTTTTTTTCGACGGACTTCCATGTCATGCCAGCTTATTCCATGAGCATAGCCTGTTCCCAATGCTTTCAAAAAGGCCTCCTTTGCAGCAAATCTCGATGCCAGATAGGTTGCTTCATCCTTTCTTGCAAGCATTGCTTCTCTTTCCGGGGCAGTAAGCACTCTTTCTGCAAAACGAATTCCCCATCGATCATAAGCGCGCTTTATCCGGGCAATTTCAACGATATCTATTCCTGTTCCCAATATCATGGCACGCTTATTTGTTGCCTTGTTCAATTAAATTAACCATATCTTTTACCGCTTTTTCAAGGCCTGTAATGAGGGCCCTTGAAATGATGGAATGGCCGATATTATATTCTTCTATCTCTTTTATGGCGAGAAGCCTTTTTATATTCCAGTAATCAAGGCCGTGACCGGCGTTAATACCCAGACCGAGCTTATTTGCTGCTTTTACTCCCTTAAGGATAGCCTCAAACCGGTCCTCTGTCTCCTGCCCGCTTTTTGCTTCAGCATAACTCCCCGTATGGATTTCAATATACTCTGCGCCTGTCTTGCAGGCCGCCTCGATTTGATCCGGCAGAGGATCTACAAAAAGGGAGACAAGGATGCCTCCATCACGCAACTTCCCGATCGATTGGGCTAGTTGCGGTCCCGCCTTTTTCACTTCAAGCCCTCCCTCGGTCGTCAGTTCCTGCCTTTTTTCCGGTACAAGCGTTACCGTATCAGGTCTGACCTCCAGGGCGATTGCGACCATTTCATCGGTTGCGGCCATCTCCAGGTTAAGTTTCGTCCGCACCGTCTTTCTTAGAATGCCAAGGTCTCTATCCTGGATATGTCTTCTGTCCTCTCTTAGATGAATAGTAATGCCGTCGGCCCCGGCAAGCTCTGCAATGGAAGCTGCCAGTACGGGTTCCGGTTCGATAGTTCCTCTTGCTTGCCTGACTGTTGCCACATGATCGATATTAACGCCTAATTTTGCCAAAAAACCCTCCGCTTTTATCTTGTTAAATTTATGCGCCGATCTCTTCCTTGACGATAGCGGCAAGAGAGTCGGCCATTTGACGAATGCCGCATTCATCCTCCCCTTCAATCATAATTCTCATGATCGGTTCCGTTCCCGAATACCGGATGAGGATCCTTCCTTTACCTGCAAGCTTTGATTTAATTTCTGATGCAGCCTCTGAGAAGCGGGGTATTTCTTCCTGCGATTTTTTTTCCTTTACTCTCACATTAACCAGCGTTTGAGGATATTTTGTGACGATTTTCGACAGTTCTGAAAGCGGTTTTTCTTCTCTTTTGAGCACACTTAAAAGTTGCAGGGCCGCAAGGGTTCCGTCACCGGTTGTATTATGATCGAGAAAGACAATATGGCCCGATTGCTCTCCTCCCACGTTGTAGCCGGCCTTACGCATCTCGGCTACGACATACCTGTCCCCAACGTCAGTCTTTACCAGGTTCACACCGGCCTCATTCATGGCAATATCAAGGCCGATATTGCTCATTATGGTAGTAACGAGGGTGTTCTTATTAAGGGCGCCCTTCTTCTTCAGGTTGACGGCGCATATTCCCATAATCGTATCACCGTCAACTTCCTTTCCATTCTCATCACACATAATGACCCTGTCGGCATCGCCGTCAAGCGATATGCCCAGGTGAGCACCTGTTTCCCTGACTTTAGCACACATTTCCCCTGTATGAAGCGAACCGCAACCTTCATTGATATTTTTCCCGTCAGGAGTCACACCCAGAGCGATAACCTCTGCACCGAGTTCCTGAAGAACCGCCGGCGCTACCCTGTAGCCTGCACCATTTGCACAATCGAGGACTATTTTGAGGCCTGTCAGGTCCAGTTCTTTAGGGAATGTGTTTTTTAGAAAAACAATATAGCGGCCGATGGAATCTTCAACTCTGTAGGCTTTACCCACTTCATCGGCTGTTGGTCTCAGTTTGTGAAGTTCCTCACAAATGATAAGCTCCTCCATCTTTTTTTCCAAGCTGTCGGGGAGTTTAAAGCCATCCCTGCTGAAAAACTTGATGCCGTTATCCTGGTATGGATTATGGGAAGCGGAAATGACTACCCCTGCATCTGCCCTCATGCTCGATGTTATAAAAGATATGCCCGGTGTCGGCAGAGGGCCGACGAGCAGAACGTCTGCTCCCATGGAGCATATCCCCGAAGCCAGGGCCGTTTCTATCATATATCCTGATATTCTGGTGTCTTTACCGATGACAATCCTGTGGCGGCCCTTACTGTTTTTAAAGATATGCGCTGCGGCTCGTCCGAGCTTTAATGCTGTTTCCGATGTCATGGGTTCAACGTTTGCAACCCCCCGCACGCCGTCAGTGCCGAATAACTTTCTCAATTTACTCCTCCCGAATATGCCCTTCTACAGTTTGATTTTAGAAATTTTTATTTTTATTGTTTTTGGGTAAACCTGAAGAAGCCTTACTCCCTCAG is part of the Deltaproteobacteria bacterium genome and encodes:
- a CDS encoding diguanylate cyclase; this encodes MRAIREKVLKFLSEFADEDDKLIDSLKNLVDDCGIDAYSVIIHVLTHLDLDPEEARHSWKNILSHRESLIKSLGRSVNLRTAICDYFCSVSKTMKSPIVVEIKVFEDKLKSIKYDSLTGLFSRGSFDETLAQEAARAERYETDLSLLFYDLDNFKQINDTYGHFAGDMALKKVAEIILKEIRAADFAARYGGEEIVVLLPKTGKVNALMLGDRIRKRIEETKLRHNGKSFNLTISGGLASYPIDAINLIELIQFADKALYRAKNSGKNKIVLHSPDKRRYVRLHFSTEFVVQKIGFEGHIGTVAVNCKDISRAGILIESKEPFEIGTKLQIQIPLKKGDENILILGTVVRIEAFGDEQYDIGVSFIEMKEELDHFISTRLEGLTTT
- a CDS encoding pyridoxine 5'-phosphate synthase, with translation MAKLGVNIDHVATVRQARGTIEPEPVLAASIAELAGADGITIHLREDRRHIQDRDLGILRKTVRTKLNLEMAATDEMVAIALEVRPDTVTLVPEKRQELTTEGGLEVKKAGPQLAQSIGKLRDGGILVSLFVDPLPDQIEAACKTGAEYIEIHTGSYAEAKSGQETEDRFEAILKGVKAANKLGLGINAGHGLDYWNIKRLLAIKEIEEYNIGHSIISRALITGLEKAVKDMVNLIEQGNK
- a CDS encoding RtcB family protein; translation: MRLEKLDDYRWLIPRTGGMRVPGMIYSSEKMLRHISLDQSPKQVANVAHLPGIVKYSLAMPDMHWGYGFPIGGVAAFDAEEGIISPGGVGYDINCGCRLVSTALQVNDVKGHMGGLVDALFNQIPTGVGSRGKIRLSVADEKKVCLEGAKWAVKNGLGAAEDIEHTEEGGMLAGADPSAVSERAYERGRDQLGTLGSGNHFLEVGLVDRVFDSSMATAFGLHEGQVTVLIHSGSRGFGYQVCDDFLYKLTRHVKSLSLDLPDRQLACAYLNSSEGEAYFSAMACAANYAWANRQALMHLSREVFEGYLGMAPRDLQMRLVYDVAHNIAKKEEHLVDGVKRTLCVHRKGATRAFPAGHDEVPHAYRSVGQPILIPGDMGRSSYVMAGTERAMEETFGSCCHGAGRLLSRHAAVKKAKGRAIYREMEDKGIIVRAHGRSTLAEEMPEAYKDISDVIDVVENAGIAKKVVRLRPLGLIKG
- the glmM gene encoding phosphoglucosamine mutase, whose amino-acid sequence is MRKLFGTDGVRGVANVEPMTSETALKLGRAAAHIFKNSKGRHRIVIGKDTRISGYMIETALASGICSMGADVLLVGPLPTPGISFITSSMRADAGVVISASHNPYQDNGIKFFSRDGFKLPDSLEKKMEELIICEELHKLRPTADEVGKAYRVEDSIGRYIVFLKNTFPKELDLTGLKIVLDCANGAGYRVAPAVLQELGAEVIALGVTPDGKNINEGCGSLHTGEMCAKVRETGAHLGISLDGDADRVIMCDENGKEVDGDTIMGICAVNLKKKGALNKNTLVTTIMSNIGLDIAMNEAGVNLVKTDVGDRYVVAEMRKAGYNVGGEQSGHIVFLDHNTTGDGTLAALQLLSVLKREEKPLSELSKIVTKYPQTLVNVRVKEKKSQEEIPRFSEAASEIKSKLAGKGRILIRYSGTEPIMRIMIEGEDECGIRQMADSLAAIVKEEIGA
- the acpS gene encoding holo-ACP synthase; protein product: MNKATNKRAMILGTGIDIVEIARIKRAYDRWGIRFAERVLTAPEREAMLARKDEATYLASRFAAKEAFLKALGTGYAHGISWHDMEVRRKKGERPHLTIGGRAHDLMKEMNAETVHLSLSHEKKFAIAQVILEKQSFT